CCCGCGCCCGCAGCCTGGAGCCAAGCCCTTCTAGAATGACGGGTTCTCTGTGAAAGCTGTTTCCTCATGACCGCACGCAAACTATTCGTCACCACCGCCCTGCCGTACGCCAACGGCAACTTCCACATCGGCCACATCATGGAATACATCCAGGCCGACACCTGGGTGCGTGCGCAGCGAATGCAGGGCAATGCGGTCAACTTCGTGGGCGCCGACGACGCCCACGGCGCGCCCATCATGATTGCCGCCGAAAAGGCCGGCAAGACGCCCCAGCAGTTCGTGGCCGACATCGCCGCCGGCCGCAAGCAGTACCTCGACGGCTTCCACATCGCCTTCGACAACTGGAGCAATACCGACAGCGCCGAAAACCACGAGCTGTCCAAGCAGATCTACCTGGACCTGAAGAAGGCCGGCTTCATCGAAACCCGCACCATCGAGCAGTTCTTCGACCCCGAGAAGAACATGTTCCTGCCCGACCGCTTCATCAAGGGCGAATGCCCGCGCTGCCACGCCAAGGACCAGTACGGCGACAACTGCGAAGTCTGCAGCTCGGTCTACGCGCCCACCGACCTCATCAATCCGTTCTCGGCCCTGTCGGGTGCCACCCCGGTGATGAAGTCGTCCGAGCATTTCTTCTTCAAGCTCTCCGACCCGCGCGCCGTGGAATTCCTGACCGAGTGGACGCAGAACGGCAAGCATGTGCAGCCCGAAGTGGCGGCCAAGATCAAGGAATGGTTCGGCGTGCGCACCAACCCCGACGGCTCGACCAGCGAAGGCCTGGACGACTGGGACATCAGCCGCGACGCGCCCTATTTCGGTATCGAGATTCCCGATGCACCGGGCAAGTACTTCTATGTCTGGCTGGATGCGCCCGTAGGCTATCTGGCGTCGCTCAAGGAACTACTCAACAAGCGCGGCGAAGACTACGACGCATACATGGCCGACCCCGATCTGGAGCAGTACCACTTCATCGGCAAGGACATCATCACCTTCCACACGCTGTTCTGGCCTGCCATGCTGAAGTTCAGCGGCCGCAAGACGCCGACCAGGATCTGCGTGCATGGCTTCATGACCGTGAACAACGGCGAGAAGATGAGCAAGAGCCGCGGCACCGGCCTCGATCCGCTCAAGTACCTGTCGCTCAAGATGAACCCCGAGTGGCTGCGCTACTACCTGGGCGCCAAGCTCAACGGCAAGAACGAAGACATCGACTTCAACCCCGAAGACTTCATGCTGCGCGTCAACTCCGACCTGATCGGCAAGTACGTCAACATCGCTTCGCGCGCCGCAGGCTTTATCAGCAAGCGCTTTGACGGCAGGCTGGGCGTGGTCAGCGAAGACGGCCAGACCCTGCTGGCCGCGCTGCGCGAGCAGCAAGCCGCCATCGTCGCCGCCTACGAAGGCCGCGACTCGGCCCGTGCTGCGCGCGAGATCATGCTGCTGTGCGACAAGGTCAACAGCTATGTGGACGCCAACAAGCCCTGGGAGCTGGCCAAGAAGGAAGGCATGGATGCCCGCCTGCACGATGTGTGCACGACCTGCATCGAAGCCTTCCGCATCCTGACCATCTACCTGAGCCCCATCCTGCCCGGCGTGGCCGCAGAAGTCGCCAACTTCCTCATCGTGCCGCCCGAAAGCTTTGCCGACGTGGTCAAGCCCCTGGGCGCGGGCCACCAGATCGGCATCTACCAGCATCTGATGCAACGCGTCGATCCCAAGCAGCTCGAAGCCCTGTTCGAAGCGCCCGCGGGCCAGGCAGCCCCCGCCGCCGAACCCGCCAAGGCCGAGAAAAAGGCCGCCAAGAAGGCCGAGCCCGTGATCGACCCCAATGCCCCCGGCGGCGAGCCGCTGGCCGAGACCATCAGCATCGACGACTTTGCCAAGGTCGATCTGCGCATCGCCAGGATCCTGGAATGCAGGGCGGTGGAAGGCTCGACCAAGCTGCTGCAGCTGACGCTGGATGTGGGCGAGAAGGACGAGAACGGTCAACCCAGGACCCGCAATGTGTTCAGCGGCATCAGCAGCATGTACCAGCCCGAGCAGCTGCAGGGCAAGCTGACGGTGATGGTGGCCAATCTGGCACCGCGCAAGATGAAGTTCGGCCTGTCCGAAGGCATGGTGCTGGCCGCCAGCCACGCCGACGAGAAGGCCCATCCCGGCATCTATGTGCTGGAACCCTTCCCTGGCGCCATGCCCGGCATGCGGATTCATTGATCCCATGATCCCCTCTGAGTCGCCTTCGGCGCCTTCCCCCCGGGGGGACGACACCTTCGCCGCGAGGCGGCGGGGCCGCCTTAGGCTCTTGCCCGGTGTTTCCTCGCGGGGGCGTGCTTCCTCAAGCTCCTGCGGCTTCTGGCTGGCTGGAGTTTTTTTATGCCTGGCGCTCCCGGGCTGCACCGTGATCGCCGTCACCGGCACCGCCATCAGCGTGACGGCCGGGGCCGTGGGTCTGGCAGCCGATGCCGCTATCGGCACAGCCAAGATCGTGGGCAAGGGCGTGGGCAAGGCAGCTGACGCCTTGATGGATGACGACCCGCCCGATGCCAGCGGCGTGAATATTCGCTACCGCGATCCGTCAGCCACCGCTCCCGCAGCGGCAGAAATGCCGGCAACGACCGCCAACACCACGCCTTCCACGCCCTCTGACGGACTGCCGCCGCAATACTGACAAACCACCTGCATTCATTCACAGAAAACCGTATTGCGCTACATATTAAATAGCACAATGCGGTTTTTTCATGCCCCGGTGCGCGCCCGCAAGCACAAGCGCAGCGCATAACTAAATAACCAATAACTTCCTGTTACACCACCGGGATATTGAGCTTGCCAGGACGGGGCCGCTTTCTAGAATCCGACTGCATCAGCTCTGCCTGCTCCGCCCCTGCCCAGAAGAATGCTCGACATTCGCCACACATAACAAAGGCCGCGCACATTCAGGCATCGAGGTCATAAATCCCCCACGCGGCCTTGCGTGGGGACAACGGGAGGCCCCATGCGATCGAAACCCTTGCTCACTTCAGCGCACTCTGCGCTATGGCTGGCTTTTGCCCTGGCAGCACCGCTGCCCAGCCTGGCCAACTCTGCCGCCACCTCTTTGCGTGTGCAGGATGTGGCCGTGCTGGCCGCCAGCTGCGCCAACTGCCACGGCCCGGACGGCCGCTCGACGGGTGTCATTCCCCAGCTGCGCGGCCTGCCTGAGGCCCATCTGCTGCAGCGCCTGCAGGCCTTCAAGGCCGGCACCGCCAAGGACGCCACCGTCATGACCCGTCTGGCCAAGGGCTACGACGATGAGCAACTCAAAGCGCTGGCCCAGTGGTTCAGCAAGAAGGGCCCGTAAATGCAGATCAATCGTCGTCAAATTCTCGGTGGTGCTGCCGCCGGCGCAGCCAGCTTCGCCGTGCCCGCCATCGTGCAGGCCAAGGCAGCTTCGGCCCACGTGGTCGTGATCGGAGGCGGCTTTGGCGGAGCCACGGCTGCGCGCTATCTGCGCCAGTTCGCGCCGCATATCCAGGTCACGCTGGTGGAGCCAGCCGAGCGCTTCTATACCTGCCCCTTCTCCAACCTGTACCTGGCCGGCCTGCGCAGCTGGGACAGCATAGGCCACGGCTACGGCGGTCTGCGCAAGGCTGGCGTGAACGTGGTCCACGCGCGGGCCGACCAGGTACTGACCGACTCCAGGCGCGTGCTGCTGTCCAACGGTCAGGCGCTGAGCTATGACAAGCTGGTACTCTCGCCCGGTATCGACATGCGCTGGAATGCACTGGAAGGTTATGACGAGGCGGCCGCGCAGCTCGCCCCTCATGCCTGGAAGGCCGGAGCGCAGACCCAACTGCTCAAGAAGCAGCTCGAAGCCATGCCCGACGGCGGCAAGTTCGTGATGGTCATCCCTGCCAACCCCTTCCGCTGCCCGCCCGGTCCCTACGAGCGCGCGGCAATGGTGGCGCACTACCTCAAGAAGCACAAACCAAAGTCCAAGATTCTGCTGCTGGACGACAAGGATGCCTTCTCCAAGCAAGGTCTGTTCATTCAGGGCTGGAAGGCGCTTTATGGCGACATGATCGAATGGGTCAAGCAGGCCGATGACGGCAAGGTCACACGCGTGGATGCCAAGAACCTGGAAGTGGAAACCGCGTTCGGCACCAGGCACAAGGCCGATGTACTCAACGTCATTCCGCCCCAGAAGGCCGGCTTTATCGCCGACCGCGCCGGCGTGACCAACGCCAGCGGCTGGGTGCCCGTCAAGCCAGAGTCCTTTGAGTCCACCCAGGTCCAGCATGTCTATGTGCTGGGCGACGCTACGATTGCTGCGCCCATGCCCAAGTCCGGCTTTGCCGCCAATACACAAGGCAAGGTGGCCGCTGCCGCGATTGCCGCCGAGCTGAGCGGCAGCCCCCTGCCTGCGGCGGCCTTTGCCAACACCTGCTACAGCCTGATCGGCACCGACTACGGCATTTCCGTGGCCGGCGTCTACCGCACGGCAGCGGGCAAGCTGATCGAAGTACCCGAATCCGGCGGCGTGAGCCCCATGAACGGCGATGCCGCCTTCCGCAAGGCCGAGGCCGACTACGGCGCAGCCTGGTACAAGGCGATCAGCGCGGATATCTGGGGTAGTTAACTGGCTCACCCCCTGAGGCGCTTTGCGCCTTCCCCTTCTCTGTACGTGCTTCGCACTGCGGGAAGGGGACGCCACCATCGCGGCAGGGCGGCCCTTGCTTGGTGGCCCTCCCTTGCGTGTCCCAAGCCGGCAGCAGCTGTATTTCAAGGCGGCGCTGCCGCTTGCCTTGCTTGAGTCATTGATATGTTGTTGTGGTCTGTTTTTTTGCTGGGCATGGCCTTTGGTGTGGCGGCGCGGCTGGGGCGGTTTTGTCTGCTGCGCGGGCTGCGCCAGCAAATGGGGCTGGACGCGGAAGCCGCACCCGGCCAGGCACCTGCATTGCAGGCCTTTGCCCTGGCATTGGCCGTGGCCTTGCTGGCCTCGCAGGGGCTGCAGGCTCTGGGAATGCTCAATCTGAGCCTGGCCGCCATCGCGCGGCCCAGCTTTTCCATGGCTGGCGTGCTGATTGGTGGTTTGCTGTTCGGCATCGGCATGGTGCTGGCCCGCGCCTGCGGAGCACGCTCCCTGGTGCTGCTGGCAGGAGGCAATCTGCGCTCTCTGGTCACCCTCGTGTTTCTGGCACTGGGTGCGCAACTGGCCATGACCGGTGTGCTGACGCCTCTGCGCCTGTGGCTGCAGACCCTCAGCCCCCTCACGCTGGCTCACGCCACCTTGCCCGCCTATCTGTCTTCCTTGAATACATGGCTGCTGACGCTTGCGCTGGCCTTGCTGCTGCTGGCCTATGCCCTGCTGCGTCCCGGCCTGCGCCAAAGCCGCGTGCAGTGGGGCAGCGCGTTGCTCATAGGCCTGCTGGTGGCCGCAGGCTGGTGGCTGACTGCTCATATCGGGGTCGATGAGTTCGAGCCGGCCCGCCTCACCTCGCTGAGCTTCATCGGCCCGATCGCCGAGGCCCTGCTCTATCTGCAACTGTCCGTGGGACGCGAGCCCGGCATAGGCCTGGCGCTGACGGCGGGCGTGCTCGCCGGTGCATTTTTCGCAGCACTGGGCAGCCGCACTGCGCGCTGGGAAGGCTTTGACAGCACCAGCCGCCTGGCAGCCAGCGCTGGTGGCGGCCTGCTGATGGGCGTTGGCGGCGTGCTGGCCGCAGGCTGCTCCATCGGCCAGGGGCTGAGCGGGCTGTCCACGCTGTCGCTGGCCAGTTTTGCGGCCGTTGCCGGCATCCTGCTCGGAGCGCTTCTCAGCCTGCGCCTGCTGCGCCGGCAATAGCGCTGGCTTCGCTTGGGTATTCGCCGATTCCGGATCAGGGCCTGCTCCTAGAATCTCCAACCACCAGCTCTGCTTGTGCCGCGTGTCGGCTGAGAGGCAATCCCATCGCGCTGCGCCCAAGCTTGCTTCCCTCCCCCGAATCCGAGGCCTGGATCAGGCCCCATTCCCATTACAGGAGCAATGCTCATGCAACGTCGCCATTTCCTCTGGACTCCGCCCGCACTCGCCCTGGGCGCCGCTGCCGGCCCGGCAATGGCTGCACCCGCCATCATCAGCAGCCAGTCGCCCATCCTGCCGCGCAAGGGCAAGGGTCCGCGCATCGTGATCTGCGGCGGCGGCTGGGGCGGCCTCACGGCGGCACGCTATCTGCGCGAGCTGATTCCCGCTTCCGACGTCGTGCTGCTGGAGCGCAATCCGACCTTCTGGTCCGGCCCCATGAGCAACAAGTGGCTAGTGGACATAGTAGGCACGGACTTCGTGAACCGCGACATGCTGCACCCGGCCAACAAATACGGCTACACGCTGCTGCAGACCGAAGTCACGGGTTTCGAGCGCGACAAAAAGCTGGTGCGCACGGCCCATGGCCTGATCGAGTACGACTTCCTGATTCTCTCGGGCGGCATTCGCAACGATTACGAGGCCTGGTTCGGCAACGACCAGCGCGCCATCGATTACACGCGCACCCACTTTCCCAACGCCTACATTCCCAATCAGGAAATGCTCTCGCTCAAGAGCAAGGTCAAGAACTTCAAGGGCGGCACGCTGGTGATGACGCTGCCGCCTCCACCGCATCGCTGCCCGCCCTCGCCCTATGAGCGCGCCTGCCTGATCGCCTGGCATATCAAGAAGAACAAGATTCCCGGCAAGATCCTGATCCTCGACCCCAAGCCCAAGATCGCCCCCATCGGCGTGGGCTACAAGCAGGCTTTCGAGGAGCTGTACGCAGACATCATCACCCATGTGCCCAATGCCGGCGTCAAGGAAGTGGACCCCTTCAACAAGCAGATCAAGACCGCTGCGGGTGACTTCAAGTTTGACGACGCCATCCTCATGCCGCCCCACCAGGCCGCGGACATGGTCTGGAAGGCCGATCTTATCGGCAAGGATGCCGCCACCGGCAAGCCCACGGGCTGGGCTGATATGCACAACCGCCTGTTCCATGCCAGGAGCGACGACCGCGTGTATTTTGTCGGCGATCTGATGGGCGCGATCTCGCCCCAGTTCGGCCACTACCCCAAGAGCGGCCATGTGGCCAACTACGTCGGCAAGATCGTCGCCCGAAACATTGCCGAGCGCGTGGCCGGCAAGGAGGTCGTGGCCCGACTGCCCGACAACCTCTGCTACATGATGGTCAACGGCGACCCTCAGGAGGAAATTTCGGTGAAGTTCGAATACGAGGTGGACGCCAGCGGCCAGGTCAACCAGACCCAGATCGACATGGACGTGCGCACCTCCGATCTGGTCAAGGAAGACTTTGCCTGGATCAACGGCAAATTCGGTGATTTCTTGGGCACTTAAATCTCCCCCTGAGCGGCTTTGCCGCTTCCCCCTCTCTCTTCGGGAGGGGGACGACGCCCTCTGCTAGGCGCCCCCGCCGCGAGGCGGCTCTTGCTTGGCGTCTCTCACTTGGAGCCGGTGCGAGTTTTGAAGTTTTGTTAATTGGATTGAAGAGAAGCAATGTTCAAGAACACCACCCGTAGAAGCATGGTGCTGAACGCGGCGGCAGCCGGGGCCAGTCTGGCTCTGCCCGCATCGGCTCTGGCGCAAGCCAGCAGCGCAGCCAAGACTCCCCTGGTCGGGCCGCTGGCGCCGAACCCAGCCGAGTTCAAAAAGCTCATGGAGCAATTCACCGGCGGCAAGGCCACTCAGGCCGATGGTCTGCAGCTCGATGTGCCCGTGCTGGCCGACAACCCCAGTGCCGTGCCCGTCAAGGTCAAGGTGACGCTGCCCATCACCGAGCAGGACTGGTGCGAGGAGATCATCGTGCTGGCCGAACTCAACCCCTCGCCGCTGGCCTGCCGCATGCAGTTCACCGCAGCGGCCGGAACGGCCGAAGCGGCGGCCCGCATACGCCTGTCCCAGTCGCAGACCGTGCATGCTCTGGCACGCATGAAAAGCGGCAAGGTGCTGGTAGCAAAGCAAGCAACGACGGTAGCCGCCAGCGGCTGCGGCATGTGAGAGGAACATAACTATGAACAAACCAGCTCGCGTATGGGTCAGCAATGCCAACCCCAAGAAAGGCGAAGTGCTGCGCGTGCGCGCGCAGATGGAACATGTCATGGAAAGCGGTCTGCGCACCGATCCGGCCACGGGCAAGGTGCGCCCGCGCAATATCGTGAGCCGTTTCGAAGCCCGGTTGGGCAACACCTTGCTGTTCAGCTGGGAGCCAGGCATCTCGATTGCCCAGAACCCCTATATCGAGTTCACCTTTGTCGCCCGGGAAAGTGGCGAGCTCAACATGCAGTGGAAGGACGAGCAGGGCCAGACGCTGAGTGCGCAGAAGACGATCAGCGTCGCCTGATGGCAAGCCCCATGAAAAAGCCCCGCCCGGTTTGCACCAGGGCGGGGCTTTTTCATGGAGGACAGGCCTCAGTTACCCTGATAGCGGCCGGGGCGATGGCTGATCCACAGGAACATGCTCATGATCACCGCCGCAAGCACCGAATACGCCACACGCTCCAGCGGCACGATGGCCAGCGCCAGCAGCACAACAGTGCAGTCGATCATCATCTGCACCTTGCCGGCGCGAATACCGTAGCGGTCCTGCAGATAGAGCGAGACGATGGTGGCTCCGCCCAGGCTGGAATGATGCCGTGCCAGAAACAGACAACCCGATCCCATCAGCAAGCCTCCAGCCACGGCTGCATAGAGCGGATTCAGATAGTCGATATGAATGAAGCGCGGGCCCACATCGGCCATCAGCGCCAGCATGGCAACCGAGACAAAGGTCTTGATCGTGAACTCCGCGCCCATGCGCTTCCAGGCAAACCAGTAGAACGGCAGATTGATGACGAAGAAAATGGCACCGAAAGGCAGTCCCGTCACATAGTGCAGCAAAAAGGCCACGCCCGCCGTGCTGCCCGTGAGCAGCCCCGCCTGCGCAAACAGCATCATGGTGATGGAGACAAACAGCGAGCCCGTGAACAGAGCCTGCGCGTCCTCGAAGCGGCCATGGCGCAGGCCCGAAGTGGCCGGTGCAGCAGCAGCGGCGGCATCCATGCTGCCGACCAGAGCAGAGCTGGCGGAAGAAGATAGCGGTGTGGACATGTCGGGTAAGACAGCAAGATTGATGCCCATGATCTCGATAAAGACCGGGGCGAACCGGTGCGGATAACACCGGGAAACCCCTTAATTTTACGGATGGACTCATGCTGTATGCACATGATTTGCTGCAACGCAACAAATCTCGAAGGGGAATTTCAGGCGCAACTCCGTTGTGCATTCAAGCTTTTCGGCATCCATCGCTTACAGGGAAAGCGCCAAAAGCTATCAATTCAGAAGCACCTCAACTCCCCCGTCACCACAGCATTCAGGCCCTCTCCAGACCAGAGGCAAAAAAGCCCTGTCTGCATCATCGCAAACAGGGCTTTGAACAAATCCATGGACTTTGCTGGCGATCAGCCGCGCGACTCGTCGGGCAGGCGTTCGCGGTTGAGCGTGCGCAGCACCCGGCCATCGGAGCCGAAGGTCACTGTGAACTGCATCTCGCGTGTGGGCGGATCGATGTAGTTCCAGTCCCAGTCGGTTTCCTGCTTGAGCTGGTAAGTCATCATCTTGGCGGGCTTGCCCAGCATGCGGCGCACCTCGTTTTCCGGCATGCCGGGCACGATCCTGGCAAACACATGCGGGGCCAGCACCTGGCGCAGCGCACTCATCTTGCCGTCAGCGCCTATGGTGATCATGTAGTTCTTGGCTCCGGCCGGCTGGCGGTTGTATTCAAAGGTGCGCGAGCCATCCTCTTCGTTCCAGATGCGTTCGGGCTCGCCAAACTTCGCGCGCACATCGGCCTCGGTGGACAGGCCTTCCTCCAGCTCCTTGATCTTCTGCTCGTCGCAGCCCAGCAGTGCCAGGGTGCTGATCGCAGCCGCCGCCAGGGCCGCCGTCACACGGGAAAAAATATTCATGGGCTTGAATCACAATGCTTGCCAGACAGAATGCGAATTCTGACAGCAAGCCACCCGCGCACGCGCGCCACTTTTGCAAACGCTTGTTAAAACGGAGCCATCCCTCGTGAGTACAACCCTTGAGCAACTGTTTTCCCAATTCACCAACGCTGCGCAGGCGGCCCGGGATCAGCAGGACAAATGGCTGATCATCGATCCCGTCTACGAGCACCTGGAGACACTGCAGGACGCCGCACTGGAGCAGGTTCTGCCGCATATCCTGACGCTGATTGAAACCTATCCCGAACTGGACTACGGCGGCCCCGGCCCGTTCGGCAGCCTGATCGAGGAGCACCCCATGGCCGCCTACACCCCGGCCTTGCTGGCGTCGCTGGAGCGACAACCCAGCGTGCAGGTAATAGGCTGGCTGGACCGCACCATGCGCGTGGACGAGGACTTCCAGCGCAATGACCCAAACCCGGTCGGAGCCGGCGAATTTGCCGCCGTGCTGCGCAAGATCGTCGATTCGCCGCTGGCCTCGGACGACTGCAAGGAGTTCGCGCAGATCTGTCTCAAGGATCTATAAGAACGTGCTTGCGATCTCTGCGCAGCCGCGTTGGAGCGCAAGCGGGATGAGTTCGAAGCGATGGCTCGCCATCCGCGCAAAGCCTCTGTCGCGGCGCGAGGAGATTGCAAGCACGTTCTAAAGGCCCGGAGCGGGCCTGGCGTCCGCGACGGGCTAAAATCCGCTGTTCTGAGAGGTTTTACACATATGTCTTTCTTCCGTCGCCCCGACTACCGTTCCGACACCACCAACTTCATCAACGACCTGAAGCAGCAAAAGCCCGAGCTGGACAAGCAACAGCAAGCCGGTCGCGCCCTGCTGTGGGACAAGGACGTGAACTATGAAGTCTGGGAAGATCTGCGTGCCGGCCGCGTGGAGCAGCAGCCCTACGTGTACCAGACCAACCACTCCTGATCTTTTCGATGAAATCAGCCTCAAGCGCTTACTCATCAAGCGCGCTCAGCTCTGCAATCCATAGCAGACCATGAGCGAGGCTGAAGAACAGACCCTGTTGCCGGGCCAGAACCCGGACGCTCCTGACCCGTCGCCTTCGGTCGTCGATCAGGTGGCTCTTGCACGCCTGTACGGCGAGCCGCTGTTTGCGCTGCCCCAGGATCTCTATATCCCGCCCGATGCGCTGGAAGTCTTTCTCGAAGCCTTTGAAGGCCCGCTGGACTTGCTGCTCTATCTGATCCGCAAGCAGAACTTCAATATCCTCGACATCCCCATGCTGGACGTGACGCGCCAGTACATGACCTATGTGGACGAGGTGCGCAGCCGCAATCTGGAGCTGGCAGCCGAATACCTGCTGATGGCGGCCATGCTCATCGAGATCAAGTCGCGCATGCTGCTGCCGCCCAAGAAGCAGGAGGACGGCGAGGAAGCCGAGGATCCGCGCGCCGAGCTGGTGCGCCGCCTGCTCGAATACGAGCAGATGAAGCTGGCCGCCCAGCAGCTGGGACAGCTGCCCACCTACGGACGTGACTTTCTCAAGGCCACGGTCTATATCGAGCAAAGCCTGCAACCGCGCTTTCCGGATGTGGAAATCGGCGAGCTGCAAGCCGCCTGGCGCGACATCCTCAAGCGCGCCAAGCTGGTACAAAGCCACAAGATCACGCGCGAAGAGCTGTCGGTGCGCGAGTACATGAGCCAGATCCTCAAGCAGTTGCAGGGCCAGCGTTTCGTGGAGTTCGAGCGCATCTTCAACCCGGAAAAAGGCTCGACCGTGCTGGTCGTGACCTTTATCGCCATGCTGGAGCTGGCCAAGGAAACGCTGATCGAAATCACCCAGGCCGAAGCCTATGCGCCCATTTATGTGCGTCTGGCCTATACCCCGGTGTGAGGCTTGAAACCGGTTGCAAGGCAACAGCCCTGTAACCCTATGGCCCACCAGAAGTTCAGCAAGGGCTTACATTCACATCCAGGGCTGCTGCGTAGCGGCCCCTTGTTCCACCGCGCTTTGACGCGACACATTCGACATGACATACAGCGTCAAAGAAATCTTCTACACCTTGCAAGGCGAAGGCGGCCAGGCCGGCGTGCCCGCCGTGTTCTGCCGCTTTGCGGGCTGCAATCTGTGGACCGGCCGTGAACAGGATCGGCCCAACGCCACCTGCCAATTCTGCGACACCGATTTTGTCGGCACCGACGGCACCCTTGGCGGCAAGTTCGCCACGGCCGATGAACTGGCCGAGCGCATTCTGAGCCAGTGGCCTGCCGACGACAGCCAGCACCGCATGGTGGTGTTGACGGGCGGCGAGCCTTTGCTGCAGGTCGACCAGGCCCTGATCGCAGCCCTGCATGCGCGCGGTTTTCGTATCTCGGTGGAAAGCAACGGCACGGTGGCCGCACCCGAAGGCATAGACTGGCTGTGCATCAGCCCCAAGGCCGGTGCCGACTGGATTCAGCGCAGCGGCCAGGAGCTCAAGCTGGTCTGGCCTCAGCCCACATTCGATCTGGCGGCCATTGAAGCCAGCACCGAGTTCCAGCACTATTTTCTGCAGCCCATGGACAATGCCCAGCAGAGCAGCAATATTGCCGCCTGTATCGCGCAATGCATGCAGCGCCCCGGCTGGCGCCTGAGCCTGCAAACCCACAAGCTCACGGGCATTAGATGACCCCCCTGAGTCGCTTCGCGCCTTCCCCCCAGGGGGACGACGACCTTTGCTGCGGGGCGGCCCTTGCTGGCCGTGCGCCATGGGGTCTGTTCCCAGCTCAAAGGCCGAAGGCAATGCTCAGCGCCACCGATCACTGATATGCAGTTCACCGTTCACCAGCGTTTTTTCTTCGATGCCGCCCATACCCTGGAGCGCGCTATCGAGACCGAGGGCAGCCGCCGTATTCACGGCCACACTTATTGGGCGGAAGTCAGCGTGACCGGGCCGCGCAATCCGGACAACGGCATGGTCATCGACCTCGGCCACCTGCGCGCGCGTCTGGAGCTG
This region of Comamonas thiooxydans genomic DNA includes:
- a CDS encoding outer membrane protein assembly factor BamE codes for the protein MNIFSRVTAALAAAAISTLALLGCDEQKIKELEEGLSTEADVRAKFGEPERIWNEEDGSRTFEYNRQPAGAKNYMITIGADGKMSALRQVLAPHVFARIVPGMPENEVRRMLGKPAKMMTYQLKQETDWDWNYIDPPTREMQFTVTFGSDGRVLRTLNRERLPDESRG
- a CDS encoding DUF3460 family protein → MSFFRRPDYRSDTTNFINDLKQQKPELDKQQQAGRALLWDKDVNYEVWEDLRAGRVEQQPYVYQTNHS
- a CDS encoding ScpA family protein; protein product: MSEAEEQTLLPGQNPDAPDPSPSVVDQVALARLYGEPLFALPQDLYIPPDALEVFLEAFEGPLDLLLYLIRKQNFNILDIPMLDVTRQYMTYVDEVRSRNLELAAEYLLMAAMLIEIKSRMLLPPKKQEDGEEAEDPRAELVRRLLEYEQMKLAAQQLGQLPTYGRDFLKATVYIEQSLQPRFPDVEIGELQAAWRDILKRAKLVQSHKITREELSVREYMSQILKQLQGQRFVEFERIFNPEKGSTVLVVTFIAMLELAKETLIEITQAEAYAPIYVRLAYTPV
- the queE gene encoding 7-carboxy-7-deazaguanine synthase, whose protein sequence is MTYSVKEIFYTLQGEGGQAGVPAVFCRFAGCNLWTGREQDRPNATCQFCDTDFVGTDGTLGGKFATADELAERILSQWPADDSQHRMVVLTGGEPLLQVDQALIAALHARGFRISVESNGTVAAPEGIDWLCISPKAGADWIQRSGQELKLVWPQPTFDLAAIEASTEFQHYFLQPMDNAQQSSNIAACIAQCMQRPGWRLSLQTHKLTGIR
- a CDS encoding 6-carboxytetrahydropterin synthase; its protein translation is MQFTVHQRFFFDAAHTLERAIETEGSRRIHGHTYWAEVSVTGPRNPDNGMVIDLGHLRARLELLRDQLDHHFLDEVPGLGKPTLENLSLFIANALADLEPAPSRIRVWRDSIGDGCVLDLS